TGGAGATGGCTGGTCCAAAAGCCTTCCTTATGCATTGTTTGCCTGCGGAGAGAGGGGTAGAGGTAACGGACGGTGCCATCGAGGCGCCCAATTCGATCGTATTCCCCCAGGCAGAGAACAGAATGCACGCCCAAAATGCAATCATGCTTCATATGCTCGGAGCTTGATTACCCTATCATTGTATGCTAgactgctcagtgtcacatcattATCGAAATTGAACATTATTACTGGATACTAGGTTCCTTTGGCATACTGTAACCCTTGGAGGAGGGTTTCGTGAGGGTAGAGATTTTGGAACATGTCTAGATTACTTTGGATTGTCGCAGAGCATGCGGTACTGTGTCAGGTCTGGTAATCTTGAATAAATATGATACATGCATTTCCATGTTTGTCAACTCGTTTACTCCTGTTCGGATCTCCATGTTTCAAGCAACGGTGCTCTCTTAGAATCACCACCTCCAATCACCGTGCCGGTTGAATAAGAGTTGTACTACTGCATAACTCCAGCAATGCGGCTTGCCGAGCAGAAAAGCCTCGTTCATTCGCCTGCCTTTCCTATCTGTGGTGCAAATTGGCCATTCAACATGTCACCCGGTGCAAGAAAGGTATTTTTAACACCGTGGTCTTTCACTGTATTACAGATCGTAATAACAATTGGGCAGGAAATGTAGACTAATCAACACCTCAACAGAATACGAACAAACTCTTCTTAGAACGACGCTACGAGGATCCACAATCCAAGAGACTAGAGAGATTAAACATAAAAAACGAGACCATCCAGGAGTGAGGCGTTTCGGCTCCTAGGCTCATGGGAGTGACTAAAAAAATCATTAAAAATAGTAAAATTCTTTTAAAAATTCTTTTTTTTGTGTGTGGAGAGAGATGATGAAGCGCGTGATGTTCGTGCCAAATTTCAGAGCATTTGGAAGTTTGCCGTTGGTGCACTGTCTGGACCTGATTTTGTTTATTTTGCTAAGAACTACTTAGATGTCCAAATGCTTTGAAATTTGAAACGCACTAAGTCATCTTTCTCcacaaaaaaattcagaattttattatttttgaatttactgttcatcagGTGTAGATGAGCCCGAGCGTAGAATTGGATATTCAGTTCATCCAGAGAATCTAAACGTGAAGGAAACTAGCAATGCGATGGCGTGATGCAAAGGGATGTGGCTGAGATGAATAGAGAGAGAAAACTGATGACGGTGACAACAGGTGAGGACGTTCCTTGAAAAAGTTCCAACAGCTCTGAACTCCTGTGACAAAGACTACACAGGATTCCATGATGGTGACAACAGCTGAGGACGTTCACAGAAAACTAATGGAAAAAAAAAAACAGGGAAAGCGAAACCAGCGGATACCACACAACATCAAGATATCACACGGTTAAACGGACTGGAGGCAAGCACACGCGCCTTCGCGTAACGCTGATTTCCTATTAAGCAGCCGCTCAGTTAAGAGACGGTTTGACAAAAAAGGTTCCAGCAAGAGGTCAAATACTTGGACCTGACATGGCATATACGGAAGGAAAATGTACCCATGCTTGGCTCAGCATGGACAgaaggtatatatatatatccccgACAGACTGATGGTTTTCGATCATCATGTTAACATAAATGTCTGCCGTACTATTGATAAGCCGTAGGGCGGATAGCGTAGCATCTGCAGTCCACCAACTGGAGATCACTTCCTTAAGCCCTCCATGATGTACGAACCGTAGAGGTCCCTGCCATATATAGCAGTTAAGCGGTTCAGCGCAAGAATCGGTTCGGATAACAGTAAgccacccgcaaaaaaaaaggatAACAGAAGGCAGTATAGAGTCAATATGCTAGTAGAGTAAAACAATGTTAGTACTAGTATGAAGCAGCAAAACTCACATCGAGTACTTGATTGCGTTGATGGCATCTTCTGCTGGGAGGAAATCATTCACTGCAACCTCCTTGTTCTCATTCTTCTTGTCTGTCACAAGTTCAATGGCCACAATCCAGTTAGTTCAGTTCATGATCTGGCACATAGAATTTTGGAATGGACAGTGAAGTTGATCATAGTTGAGGAATGTACAGTCTTCAAAGAAGCGACGGATCTCCTGAAGGCGATGCGGGGGAAGTTCACTGATGTCTCTGAAGTGACGGTACTCAGGATCATCAGCACACACAGCTATGATCTTGTCATCTTTCTCACCCTAGTGACATCAAATGATTAACTAATGTAAGAACTCAGAAGCCAGATAGAACCCACTTTGTAAATGGTACTCTAACTCTTCTTCATTTGTTTTTGCTGCCTTTGTCAAGTCTCATGCATCAAGCAATCTTTAAATTGTGCAGTGGAATACAAGCAAATAATTTATTGTCCATACTGATATCAAACAAGGCATCTTCAATGTAATAAAGTGATGGCGAAATCTAACCTGGTCAATCATAGGCATAAGCCCAATAGCACGGGCACGCAGGAAGCAACCAGGAACAACTTGTTCCTGTCCAGGAGAAAGAGCAGTGACGTCAGAACAAAGCTTATACAGTGTACAAATGTTTAAGAACCACATCCATTAGATACCTGCATCAGGACAAGGACGTCCATTGGGTCATTATCCTCACAGAGCGTGCGCGGAATGAAGCCATAGTTGTGTGGGTACACAACTGAGGAGTAAAGAACACGATCAACCTGAAACAAGCAAAACGTTCAGGATTTCTTTTGTCAATGCAGAAAAAAAAATAGCCATAACATGCAAGTTCTCCACATTCATGTACTACTACTTAACTGACCAACCTACAGTTAGTGGCACGTTATTAAGGCATGACCTTTTGTCAGTATTATTTAATTTATATATGCAGTGTTAATAGATAGTGTTTTTAATCTCCCTTTTACATTCTGAGCATAACAGCTGGATTCTAACGACACCCTTTAGGATTCAACAGGGAGTTAAGTAACATGATGCTACAAAGGCAAAACGATGTACTGCAGGCTGACCTTGATAAGACCAGTTGCTTTGTCCAACTCATACTTAACCTTGCTGCCTCTAGGAATCTCAACCACCTGGAaatgaaagaaaagaaaaaacaagtCTGTGTAACTGCACAGAACTTAATAACACAGCAGATaaagacaggaaaataaaatggAAATCCAGAATAGAACATCTTGTCTTAGCTGGTCTACACAATCTTTGAGTAAGATTGATGCATACAACTATGGCTTAGTATGATAACTTGAGACATGCCTGAGCTAGTATATATCACGTGAAAGCCAAACTGGTAGCAGGAACTGCAAACTCTAGAATGGCCCAAAAAGTTTCAATAAACCTGGCCCTATTTATTATGGAATCAATACAAGTCTGGAAGTTTCAAAAGGAAGATTTCAAGACTTCAGAACCAGGTAGGTTAATTTCAGTCCCTATGGCAAAATTTGAAAATAAATGCAAGCATGAAGGTAAAACTCAAATCTGATATTAATCAATGTAATCAGAACATCGACTATATTTAAAGCTAAACTATTCGAAAGATAAACTTACACAGTTGAAAACTGCAGGAGCCCCTGGACCTGCATTTTCAAAGGAAATATAGTAACTAGCAAGACATATTTACACAGAAACACTTGCAGCACAGTACAAAATTTTATGCAATTTAAAATTCTGTAGAACACAGCAAAAAAGTAAATCATACAAAATCATATCTTAGCAAAATTATCTTAACATTGTTCAACTGAGGGTGCACAATACCTATCTCCAAGTCGTGCCATGGGTGAGCAGCAACATGCTTTTGAGACATGGAAGAAAGGATGCGCTCATTGAGAGCAGCAGGGGGCATCCTTGATACCTGGTAGGTCTTCCCATCAGCTTCTCCAGCCATGGCTATATAATTAGAAAATATCATCGGTAAGTAACTAGATTCTCTATAGCAACAAGCAAACATAAGTACTTGAACAAAGACATGTTAAGAGAGGCTCCAAACATAGGGCGGGAAAACATTACAGAACTTCAAAATTTCATGCAACAAACTAAATTTTAAACATCTTACTGTCGAAGCTAACAATGTCATCCTCCGCATATTAATCTGAATAATGCTCTACTGCATGTTGGGTAGTGAAAGCTATGTAATGGGCAAATAAATTAGTTTGTTGCAAAAACCTGTCGACAATACAAGTAGATTCAACTTTGCCCATCCCAAGAACCCTCATGTTGGCAACTTCCCTAAACTCAGCACAGTTGTATTCAAGAATACCCGATTTCCATGTTCCTGAATATGTATCACTCTGGCCTCTATTGCCAGATTACTGACCATATCACATAATAGCAGACAAATTATGTACTTATCCAATACAAATGACTAATACAACATCCATGACCTGGAGAACCAATTGAATCCTCACGTCAGTGTTCTCCTGTCAGTGAAAATCattcacatacaaacagataatTGTCGCAAAGAAAGACAGATCTAAGTAACCTCGCTAGCATTCAACAAACTGAAAGGCTAGACGCTAGAGGTCCAGTTAGGCGGGGTAATTCCAAAGCCACCCGCCCACACACAAAAAGCAAATGTAAAGTGCACACCCCTTCTCACAAGTAACTTACAAAAGAACACTAGCAAGACATCAGTAAACAATACTAGTAGCAAGTAACATTAATTTAACAGATAGGCACGAGCTGCAGTTAGAATAGGCTAATAATCTATGCCAGGACAGGACTGTAGTAGATTAATCAAAGCTAGCATGATCTTAGTtatgaaaacaaaataaaatctgAAAATGGCATCACATCTTACATAACTCAACATATTAACCTGAATAATGCTCTACTGAATGTTGGGTGGTACAAtagacccaaagtggtcggacccttcccTGGACCCTGCACAAGCGGGAGCTACATGCACCGGGctgcttgtgtgtgtgtgtgtgaatgTTGGATGGTGAAAGATATGTAATGGGCAAATAAATCTCAACCTGATGCTTGACCATCTAGAGGAAATGTCCAATGTATGGACTATCCAAAAACGGAAAACCTGACCTTGTATTCTCATGTTTGTGcaatttttttcgaaaaggaggatgacccccggcctctgcatcagggtgatgcatgcagccattttattaCTTATTCATCAAGACCTTACAAAATAATACATCAATATGTCTGAAGCCACCATCTGCCGGGATctgccgctactcctatccactTGATGAAGGGGTGCAGATTGTCGGGGCCGCATACCCTGACCTCACACCAAATATCTAAAGCCGGAGGCCCCAACCAAGCCGCATTGCCAGATCTGGGTCACACACCGGTTCGGCGCACTGTCAGCGGGCACCATATGCGCACGCTGCAGAGGCTGTCGCCACCGTCTGCCACCGGTCCATCTTCAGAGCCTGACGCATCCACCTTGTCAGGCCTGCCGTTGACGCCACCACGGCACCAAACAACACCACCACCCTACGTGCATCCATCATCACGCATCCGTCGCCGAGAACCTGCAACGCCCCGCAACCGAGACTCCACATCGTCGATGCGTCACAAGAACCGCCGCTGCACCGCAGAAGCTGTCCACTGGTCCTTCGAGCCTATGCACCCCTCCAAGAATGACGTCCCCAAGGGGGAACAACACAAGAACGCCGCCCTCATCCGATCGACTGATCTAGGGTTCCCCCCGGAGGTAGCGGATAGAGGTCTGGAGCTTCTCTACGACAATGCCTTCAAGAAGCAACGACACAGAAGAGTGCCGCCATCGCCGGCCTTGGCAACTAGCCGAGAGCAAGGTTTTCACCCGGACCTGCTCGACGAACCTCCATCTAGCATCATGTGCACGGGCCGCCACCGGTCTGTGTCGCCGCGCAGCGAGCAGGCCGCACCGGCCAGATCTCTGACGGGAGGCTAGACCACGCATGCTGCCGACCCGTCCACCAGGCCCTCCGTGCCGCCGCCACCGATCCGAGGTCAGATGGACTGCCGCCGCAAAACCGGCTGTCGCCTCCGCCTGAGGCAGGGCGGCCGCCGCGACGCCAAGGCCAGATCGGCCGCGCCTCCTCACGCCGAGGGGCTCTGCACCACACCCATGACGCAGAAGAGAGGGAGACCCCAGCCATTGCCGGCAGCGGCAGAGGGAGGGAGGGAAGGAGCGCccccggcggctagggtttcggcccCGCCCGAGCGGGGGCGACGCGGGGGTCAGGTCGAGTGGGAGTCCAATGTACATTGTGTTACCTCTCATGTTTTTGCATGAGTTGCCTAATCCTGACCATTAGCTCTTTCACATCAATACTGACACATATATCACGAGTAATTCAACTTTGTCCATCCCAATaacatactccctctgtcccaaaataagtgactcaactttgtactagttttagtacaaagttagtacaaagttgagtcacttattttgggacggagggagtatatcattGTGTTGGCAACTACCCATAAACACAGCGCAGCTGCATTCAAGAATACAGAGTTTCCATGTTTCCTGAATATGCATCACTCCAGTCTCTATATTGCCTGATAATTGACCATATCATATACTAGCAAGTAAATTGTACACTTATGCAATACAAACGACTACTGCAACATTCATGACCTGAAGGACCAATTGAGTGCTCACGTATGTGTCCTCCTGTCAGTGAAAACAATTTGCATACAAACGGAAAATGGTTGCAAAGGAAGACAGATCTAAGTAACTTCATTGGCAAGCAACAAACTGAAAAGCCAGAGAAAGTCCCCAGTCGGCAAAGCCACACGTCCACACGCAAAAGGCTAATGTAAAGTGCGCAGCCCTTCTAACAAGTAACATCCAAAGAATAGTAGCAATATACTATCAAGTAAACAATATTAACAAGTAACATTAATTTAACAGATAGACAGGACCTAGGCTAATAATCTAAGCGATGACTGAACAGGACTGTAGTGTACGTATTAGTCAAAGCTAGCATGATCTTCGGAAGCAAAATAAAATAATTCGGAAGATGACGTCGCCATCACGTCCTAAATACTAACTGAACATCAGCCGAGATTTAGAGCCTTCCCCTGAAGCATCAGCCGAGATTAAGAGCCTTCCCCTGAAGAACAACTACCGCATGGTCCAACTCGTGTTCTCTTCTCTAGAAATAGTAACAGAATCATCCAAGAGTACAAGCACAAATGCGGGTAAAAAAAACTTTATCTAAGAGGGGATACAGCCGCCGCAACCGCAACGAACAGATTTGGAGAGCAGCGACGCATGCTGCTACAAGTTTGGCAAACTCGAGGAAAGAGAAGTTGCTCAAAAAGGAAGAGAAGAAACACCACGGAAGGAGGAAAATATCCGCGCCTCTGCGGCCGCGAAACAGATCGGACAAAATCCAGAGAACAGAttaaaaaaatcgaaaaaaaGCGCCGCCGAGTtctcgtcgtcgtcctcgtcctGTTCGAAACTCAGGGGAGATTTGAGCGCTTGAATCGCGGTGGAAAGAGCGTCCAAGGCCACCGAAATGCACAGGAACGTACACAGAGAGAGATGGAGGAGCAGGTAAACGGAGGGGGAAATTTTACCTGCGGAGCAAAAAGGGAAGAAGCAGACGAGAAAGAGGCCACGAACCATACCACAATGGACCGATCGCGAAACGCAACACCATCCCTCAGACGAATCAGAGCAGAAGGATCCCACCGAAACCACCGAACTAGAGCCCGTAACCGGAAAAAAAAAACAGCAAAAGAACGGACTGCAAGCGACAGGAACCAGGAAATGCGCTCACTCGTACAGTACAGTGGCACAGCGCCACGCCTCAACAaaccagcgccgccgccccgtcgaaCGGGCGGCGAAGCAACCGGTGCGGCCACCCGAAACGGAACCGacggcgaggggggggggggggggggggggaggggaagAGGGATCCCTCACCGGCGGGGTTGATCTCGCGGGACGGCAGCGGAGGCGGGCGAGGGAGCAGCAGCAGGCGCGCAGCGCAGGACCCGATGCCGCGATATTAACTTTGAGGCGTGGCCTTCCTTTCTGGCGACGCGAAAGATATATGGGGGGAAAGCGCCGTGCGTCCGGGGCCGGTCGCTCGGGCTTCCGTGGCCGTCGGATCGGTGGCTGGACGGCGGAGAGGCGGCCACGCGGGGGATAACGCTTTAGTGGAAGCAGGAGTGGGATGGAAGCCGCGGTTGGGGGGCCGAGCCGCACCGGATTCCCTCGCACCACCCACGAGACGAGGCGAGAGAGCATATACTGGGAATCGGGACCCCGGGGTTGGTGGACCTCGTCCACCGTCGACCTTGGCAGCTTAGCATTGTATAAGGCCTTAGCAGCTGAAGTAAGTTCTACATTACCTTTCTTTCGATATTTTCATAAATTAGTTGGGAAGTAGTGCGATTTTATGCCGTATGTTATGCTTTCTCTATACGGGTTTTAGCTAGGGTATCTTTTTTGATTGCTAATAAAAGTGGCTTTTCATTTGGTAGACTAGAGAGAACATTGCAGGATCCCTGTTGCACATGTCCATTAGGGTGAAAGGATGGACGCGGTGCTTCCTAGTTCGAGTGATGTGCTACGTGCCTACTCCAGGTATGGTATCACCTTTCACAAAAAAAAATGCATGGTATGACCGTCAAAGGAGCAGACTCTGTGCGATGCACAGCTTTGCGGCCGCTGACAAATACAGTAACAAAAGAGAAGCCGGTAGAAAGAAAGAAGTTATGAACGGTAAGGACACAGAGTAAATGAGCTCGGGTAAACACTAAgatcaaaacaaaataaaagaaattc
The sequence above is a segment of the Aegilops tauschii subsp. strangulata cultivar AL8/78 chromosome 6, Aet v6.0, whole genome shotgun sequence genome. Coding sequences within it:
- the LOC109785559 gene encoding soluble inorganic pyrophosphatase — its product is MAGEADGKTYQVSRMPPAALNERILSSMSQKHVAAHPWHDLEIGPGAPAVFNCVVEIPRGSKVKYELDKATGLIKVDRVLYSSVVYPHNYGFIPRTLCEDNDPMDVLVLMQEQVVPGCFLRARAIGLMPMIDQGEKDDKIIAVCADDPEYRHFRDISELPPHRLQEIRRFFEDYKKNENKEVAVNDFLPAEDAINAIKYSMDLYGSYIMEGLRK